The following are encoded together in the Xanthomonas sacchari genome:
- a CDS encoding gluconokinase → MGVSGSGKTSVAQALAAYYGLTFLDADDFHSAAAKAQMAHGIPLSDAQRAPWVATLAQRLRASVDAGHSVVLAFSGLRKAHRQQLRDTGVPMRFVFLHAAAHVIAERLAARHGHFMPPALLQSQLDTLELPLDEADVISVDVDAPFATVVADSIAQLDASAAIA, encoded by the coding sequence ATGGGCGTGTCCGGCAGCGGCAAGACCAGCGTCGCCCAGGCACTGGCGGCATACTACGGACTCACCTTCCTGGACGCCGACGACTTCCACAGCGCCGCCGCCAAGGCGCAGATGGCGCATGGCATCCCGCTCAGCGACGCGCAGCGCGCGCCCTGGGTCGCGACGCTGGCGCAACGCCTGCGCGCGTCCGTCGATGCAGGGCATAGCGTCGTGCTGGCCTTCTCCGGGCTGCGCAAGGCGCATCGGCAACAATTGCGCGACACCGGCGTGCCGATGCGTTTCGTGTTCCTGCACGCGGCCGCGCACGTGATCGCCGAACGCCTGGCCGCGCGCCATGGCCATTTCATGCCGCCGGCGTTGCTGCAAAGCCAGCTCGATACACTCGAACTGCCGCTGGACGAGGCCGACGTGATCTCGGTGGACGTGGACGCACCGTTCGCCACGGTTGTGGCCGATTCCATCGCGCAACTGGATGCAAGCGCCGCAATCGCCTAG